Genomic window (Arachis hypogaea cultivar Tifrunner chromosome 13, arahy.Tifrunner.gnm2.J5K5, whole genome shotgun sequence):
ttacattttaaaaaatattcggTTTAGTCTCTAAAATTACACTCAGTATTAACTTAgtctttgaaattttaattatttcaatttagtttttaaattttttaaattttaatcacaaTAGATCCTGTCGTAATTTTCGTACAgagtcaattgaaaagaaaaatttaaagactAAATTGAAGTAATTAAAGACTAAAATGGAGTATTTTCTCGTTTACATCCTTCCCCCCAACTCCTGTGATGATgacataataatataatttacaaAGACAAAGTGCGTAGCACTTGCGAATTATTTAAGGAAAGATGGTTTCCTAAGACATTATATGTCAGAGTCTGTAGGGAACAGAAATGGAGGACTCTCCTCTTCACAGCAGCCATGTCCACAAGCTCTTACTTGTCACAAACAGAGTCCACATGCTTCTCCACTCCACAGCCTTATGCTTCATCTTCTACTAcagattctcttttcttttccaacCGCCTCACACCACAGAAAGCCTCTTGTTTCCATGGCTCCTTGTCTTTGCTTCAGAGATCATTCTCTCCTTTATATGGATCCTCGGCCGTGCGTATCGCTGGCGTCCCGTCTCGCGCACCGTCTTTCCGGAGAGGTTGCCTGAAGATCACAAACTTCCTGCTGTTGATGTGTTCATATGCACTGCTGATCATACTAAGGAGCCTACTTTTGAGGTGATGAACACTGTCCTATCTGCCATGGCCCTTGATTATCCTCCTGAGAAGCTCAATGTGTATCTTTCGGATGATGGGGGTTCCTCTGTTACCTTGCATGCAATGAGGGAGGCTTCCAACTTCGCAAGGTTGTGGATTCCATTCTGCACAAGGTACAGAATTAAGAGCAGGTGCCCCAaggctttcttttcttcttcagaTGATGATGAGTCTGATTTTGTAAGAAGCAGTTTGTATGTGGAAGATAAGAAGCAGATTGAGGTTGACTGTGTTAAattgaaagtttgaatctttatgTCCTTGACGTTTTGGGTTTTTAGTAGTTTATAGCAGTAAGCCGTGCTTACTTAATTTAATGTAAGTCAATTGTTATGCAGGAAAAATATGAGGCCTTTAAGGAAAAGATTGTGTCATTCAGAGATAATATGGCCATTTCAAGAGATGATCCTACCATAAATGTTCAAGATCACCCTCCTAGCATTGAGGTACATAATAGGCTAATAGAATTTTTGGTGTTAATCTATAATCTGCAATCATAGGAGAATAAATCTTCTGACTTTGGCAGGTTATGGAAGGTAATATCTTTGATGATGCAGATAATGGCAAAATTCCTCGCCTTGTGTATGTTTCCCGTGAGAAAAGACCATCTCATCCCCACCATTTCAAGGCTGGAGCACTCAATGTCCTTGTATGATTACACTCTTCATATCTTCCAAAATATATATACACTCAAAATTTGCTTTGCAAATATGACACATGTGATGACGCTTCCTCATCTTACATAATAAATATAACCTTGCAGCTCCGAGTCTCTGCTGTGATTAGCAATTCTCCCTACATTCTAGTTTTGGACTGTGACATGTTCTGTAACGATCCAAGTTCAGCGCGATACGCCATGTGTTTTCACCTTGATCCGAAGATATCATCCTCCTTAGCTTTTGTTCAGTTTCCTCAGAAATTTTACAATGTCAGTAAGAATGACATCTATAATAGTCAGCTGAGATCAATATTCACAGTAAGGGCATCAAGATTGCTATCTAGTACAATTGTTTATACTGGAAATACTTGCCTACTTCTGGAGCATATTTCGAAAACATGTACTCACTatcaattataatatttttaaatttatatataaagtgGTTGTGTATGTTTCTAAAGCACACAGTAAATGACAATGCTTCACGTGCATATAGCCCTTAAACCAAGGTAATGATGGTTAAATGTGTGCTTAAATAAACTTTTGTTGACAACATTTCAGCTTCAATGGAGAGGTATGGACGGCCTTAAGGGTCCAGTAATGTCTGGTACAGGCTTTTATATAAAAAGGGTGTCACTTTGTGGAAATCTCACTATCAAAGGTATTCAACACAATATTTTCCTAGTTTCTTCTCGGCATAAGATTTCAGTTCATTGAGCTGTGAGCATTGCCCTTATGATTGCAACTCGTTACACTTTCTGAGTATTAAATGTTAGGGACTGATCTGACTCAACTTAAAGAATATTTTGGTTCATCCAATGAGTTCATCAAATCACTTACTCAAAACTACACAAGTGATTCCGCTTCTGGTGGGAA
Coding sequences:
- the LOC112733543 gene encoding cellulose synthase-like protein G2; amino-acid sequence: MEDSPLHSSHVHKLLLVTNRVHMLLHSTALCFIFYYRFSFLFQPPHTTESLLFPWLLVFASEIILSFIWILGRAYRWRPVSRTVFPERLPEDHKLPAVDVFICTADHTKEPTFEVMNTVLSAMALDYPPEKLNVYLSDDGGSSVTLHAMREASNFARLWIPFCTRYRIKSRCPKAFFSSSDDDESDFVRSSLYVEDKKQIEEKYEAFKEKIVSFRDNMAISRDDPTINVQDHPPSIEVMEGNIFDDADNGKIPRLVYVSREKRPSHPHHFKAGALNVLLRVSAVISNSPYILVLDCDMFCNDPSSARYAMCFHLDPKISSSLAFVQFPQKFYNVSKNDIYNSQLRSIFTLQWRGMDGLKGPVMSGTGFYIKRVSLCGNLTIKGTDLTQLKEYFGSSNEFIKSLTQNYTSDSASGGNALLEGETHLLASCEYEISTKWGQEVGFLYDSVVEDYLTGFILHCNGWTSVFCEPSRPQFLGSATTNLNDVLIQGTRWYSGLFENGINKYCSLIYGPSRMPVLQRLCFAELTYFPLYCFPLWCFATIPQLCLLHGIPLYPKVGDPFFIIFVFIFVSALLNHLEEVLITGGTLHKWMNEQRIWMMKSITCHLYGCLDALLKKVGIREANFLPTNKVADDEQTQLYQMDKYDFRASSIFIAPMLAVITINICCFLGGVYRAVFVGSWDKMFVQFFIAGFIITVNYPIIEGLVIRKDKGRISKLLAMCVIIATMILLGCFTLLSCV